The Hymenobacter sp. 5317J-9 genome has a window encoding:
- a CDS encoding polysaccharide deacetylase family protein: MRILHVLSAEFFAGSVAYAVQLAEAHRAQGHHVWMVSDAAQLPTGATLVMAPISNRRFGQRLRNARLIRRLVQAEDIQVVHAHSRAASWVSYVALRGLKVPLVSTVHGRQHLHTSTSLFDIYGDKVIAICGNLRTHLVDEVKMQMAKIVEIPNGVSFGAAPEAESAEPLRLAFIGRFNGGKGERAADLLQQVFPVLLRELPGLRVALIGGELEHLPEAGKVALTQLQAEFGERVEVVGFTSDVPGWLARTTLVIGAGRVAIEALGAGRPVLALGEATYEGLVAEATFGAAAASNFGDISARQAPSAVDFSAVLAAAWGCLQAPQPVTTALQQQVRAHYDLRTVAARVLETYQAARMQKAVPAFIPVLMYHKIPDAPLATKHQIYVTKDNFARHLAYFKSRKLTPITFADYLKFAAGERPLSEFPARPIILTFDDGYTDNYTNLLPLMQQYGYRGVLYLLGDFDVRHNQWDLAADPTEPRSDIMDRGQKQAFVAAGWEIGAHTMSHPRLTTLPLPEAAQELVRSKAALEEALQTKIVSFAYPYGDLNEPVKEAVRAAGFALGVATDTGGLTIEDDRMQVFRINMFPNESTSSLFKKTSAWYRKYYRWKRGK; encoded by the coding sequence ATGCGCATCCTCCACGTTTTGTCGGCTGAGTTTTTTGCGGGTTCGGTGGCCTATGCCGTGCAGCTGGCCGAGGCGCACCGCGCGCAGGGGCACCACGTGTGGATGGTGTCAGATGCGGCGCAGCTTCCCACGGGGGCTACGCTGGTTATGGCGCCCATCAGCAACCGCCGCTTCGGGCAGCGCTTGCGCAACGCCCGGCTCATTCGCCGGCTGGTGCAAGCCGAAGACATTCAGGTGGTGCACGCCCACTCGCGGGCGGCCAGCTGGGTGAGCTACGTGGCCCTGCGCGGCCTGAAGGTGCCGCTGGTGAGCACCGTGCACGGTCGCCAGCACCTGCACACTTCCACCTCACTCTTCGATATCTACGGCGACAAAGTCATCGCCATCTGCGGCAACCTGCGCACGCATCTTGTCGATGAGGTGAAGATGCAGATGGCCAAAATTGTTGAAATTCCGAATGGCGTGAGCTTTGGGGCTGCGCCCGAAGCAGAATCAGCTGAGCCGCTTAGGCTTGCATTCATCGGGCGCTTCAATGGTGGCAAGGGCGAGCGGGCGGCGGACCTGCTGCAACAGGTGTTTCCGGTGCTGCTGCGGGAGCTGCCGGGCTTGCGCGTGGCCCTCATCGGCGGCGAGCTGGAACACTTGCCCGAGGCCGGTAAAGTAGCTCTGACGCAGCTGCAGGCGGAGTTTGGCGAGCGGGTGGAAGTCGTGGGCTTCACTTCTGACGTGCCCGGCTGGCTGGCCCGTACCACGCTGGTCATCGGGGCGGGGCGGGTGGCCATTGAGGCGCTGGGTGCCGGCCGGCCGGTGCTGGCCCTGGGCGAAGCCACCTATGAGGGGCTGGTGGCCGAAGCCACCTTTGGCGCGGCCGCGGCTTCCAATTTTGGCGACATCTCGGCCCGGCAGGCGCCTTCGGCGGTGGATTTTTCGGCGGTGCTGGCCGCGGCGTGGGGCTGCCTGCAGGCGCCGCAGCCCGTGACAACTGCCCTGCAGCAGCAGGTACGGGCGCACTACGACCTCCGCACCGTGGCGGCGCGGGTGCTGGAAACCTACCAGGCCGCCCGCATGCAGAAGGCCGTGCCCGCCTTCATCCCGGTGCTGATGTACCACAAAATCCCGGACGCGCCGCTGGCTACTAAGCATCAGATTTACGTCACCAAAGACAATTTTGCCCGGCATCTGGCCTATTTCAAGTCGCGCAAGCTCACGCCCATCACCTTCGCCGACTACCTGAAATTTGCCGCTGGCGAACGGCCGCTGAGCGAGTTTCCGGCCCGCCCCATCATTCTTACCTTCGACGACGGCTACACCGATAACTACACTAACCTGCTGCCCCTGATGCAGCAGTACGGCTACCGCGGCGTGCTCTACCTGCTCGGCGATTTCGACGTGCGCCACAACCAGTGGGACCTCGCCGCCGACCCCACCGAGCCCCGCTCCGACATCATGGACCGGGGGCAAAAGCAGGCGTTTGTAGCGGCCGGCTGGGAAATCGGAGCGCACACCATGTCGCACCCGCGCCTCACCACGCTGCCACTGCCCGAAGCCGCCCAGGAACTAGTGCGCAGCAAAGCCGCCTTGGAAGAAGCGCTGCAAACCAAAATCGTGAGCTTTGCCTATCCCTACGGCGACCTCAATGAGCCCGTGAAAGAAGCGGTGCGCGCCGCCGGTTTCGCCCTGGGCGTAGCCACCGACACCGGCGGCCTGACCATTGAAGACGACCGCATGCAGGTGTTCCGCATCAACATGTTTCCGAACGAGTCGACCAGCAGTCTGTTCAAAAAAACGTCGGCCTGGTACCGCAAGTACTACCGCTGGAAGCGCGGCAAGTAG
- a CDS encoding threonine synthase: protein MKMVALESPSRLSALHCSACGTAYSAFELQRVSACCNVPLVADYALFEPLGRDVIDQADSSMWRYGALLPLLSEENKVTLGEGFTPLLRLPRLAARHELSSLLLKDEGQNPTGSFKARGLSMAISKAKELGVDGCIIPTAGNAGVAMAAYCARAGLKAVVVMPRHTPQAFKEECYWYGAEVELIDGLISDCGARVRQRNADGALLDISTLKEPYRLEGKKTMGYEIAEQLNWTLPDVLLYPAGGGTGLIGIWKAFQEMKALGWLAPETRLPRMVAVQAKNCCPLLETYAGRQANCHAYHGSPTLANGLAVPHPLGEAMMLRVLRESNGTVVSISEEDMLAGMRDLGQQEGLFVAPEGAAVWMAARKLLGTGWLHPDENVLLLNTGNGQKYMDNVAGRAKS from the coding sequence ATGAAAATGGTGGCCCTCGAATCTCCTTCCCGCCTCAGCGCCCTGCATTGCTCGGCGTGCGGCACTGCCTACTCGGCGTTTGAATTGCAGCGCGTGTCGGCCTGCTGCAATGTGCCCCTGGTGGCCGACTACGCCCTGTTTGAACCCCTGGGCCGCGACGTCATCGACCAGGCCGATTCCTCGATGTGGCGCTACGGCGCCTTGCTGCCGCTGCTCAGCGAAGAAAATAAAGTGACCCTGGGCGAAGGCTTTACTCCGCTGCTGCGCTTGCCGCGCCTGGCCGCGCGCCACGAATTGTCCTCGCTTCTGCTGAAGGACGAGGGCCAAAATCCCACCGGTTCGTTCAAGGCGCGCGGCCTTAGCATGGCCATCTCCAAGGCCAAGGAACTGGGCGTGGACGGCTGCATCATTCCCACCGCTGGCAATGCAGGCGTGGCCATGGCCGCCTACTGCGCCCGCGCCGGTCTCAAAGCCGTGGTGGTGATGCCCCGCCACACGCCCCAGGCCTTCAAGGAGGAATGCTACTGGTACGGCGCCGAGGTGGAGCTGATTGACGGCCTCATCAGCGACTGCGGCGCCCGGGTGCGGCAGCGCAACGCCGACGGCGCCCTGCTCGACATCTCGACCCTGAAAGAGCCCTACCGCCTCGAAGGCAAGAAAACCATGGGCTACGAAATTGCGGAGCAGCTCAACTGGACGCTGCCCGACGTGCTGCTGTACCCCGCCGGCGGCGGCACGGGCCTCATCGGCATCTGGAAAGCGTTTCAGGAGATGAAAGCCCTGGGCTGGCTGGCCCCCGAAACCCGCCTGCCGCGCATGGTGGCCGTGCAGGCCAAAAACTGCTGCCCCCTGCTCGAAACCTACGCCGGCCGGCAGGCCAACTGCCACGCCTACCACGGCAGCCCCACGCTGGCCAACGGCCTGGCCGTGCCGCACCCGCTGGGCGAGGCCATGATGCTGCGCGTGCTGCGCGAATCCAACGGCACGGTGGTGAGCATCAGCGAGGAAGACATGCTGGCCGGCATGCGCGACCTGGGCCAGCAGGAAGGCCTATTCGTGGCCCCCGAAGGCGCGGCCGTGTGGATGGCCGCCCGCAAGCTGCTCGGCACCGGCTGGCTGCACCCCGACGAGAATGTGCTGCTCCTGAACACCGGCAACGGCCAGAAATACATGGACAATGTGGCCGGCCGCGCAAAAAGCTAG
- a CDS encoding LysR family transcriptional regulator, translated as MLSHPHEVFLEVAQRLSFTKASQTLFISQSAVSKQVKALEEYYKTGLFERLGSSIQLTPAGLKLYQKLLQAKQLQQELHQEMSALSTDFAPSMHLLIGASTTISLYVLPPVVSAYLRQHPNRQLSLKNRNSDNILRALLDHEIELGIIEGIHKVSHVTYTPLLTDDVVAVCAANNPLENRTLEVHDLLSTPLALREAGSGTLAVLEEALAQHRIKLAALPVRVRLGGTEALKNFVRVDNCLAFLPRQAVLKELASGEFSEVKINNFPLKREFNFIQRKGTENNAPYRDFLLFTKRYYSGKA; from the coding sequence ATGCTCTCCCATCCCCACGAAGTTTTCCTCGAAGTGGCCCAGCGCCTCAGCTTCACCAAGGCCAGCCAGACCTTGTTCATCAGCCAGTCGGCGGTGAGCAAGCAGGTGAAAGCGCTGGAGGAGTATTATAAAACGGGCCTGTTTGAGCGCCTGGGCAGCAGCATTCAGCTCACGCCGGCCGGCCTCAAGCTCTACCAAAAATTGCTGCAGGCCAAGCAGCTGCAGCAGGAGCTGCACCAGGAAATGAGCGCGCTCAGCACCGATTTTGCGCCCAGCATGCACCTGCTCATCGGGGCCAGCACCACCATTTCGCTGTACGTGCTGCCGCCGGTGGTGTCGGCCTACCTGCGCCAGCACCCCAACCGCCAGCTCAGCCTCAAAAACCGCAATTCCGACAACATTCTGCGCGCCCTGCTCGACCACGAAATCGAGCTCGGCATCATCGAGGGCATTCACAAGGTGAGCCACGTGACGTACACGCCCCTGCTCACCGACGACGTGGTGGCCGTGTGCGCCGCCAACAATCCGCTCGAAAACCGCACCCTCGAAGTGCACGACCTGCTCAGCACGCCGCTGGCCCTGCGCGAGGCCGGCTCCGGCACGCTGGCCGTGCTCGAAGAAGCCCTGGCCCAGCACCGCATCAAGCTGGCCGCGCTGCCGGTGCGCGTGCGCCTGGGCGGCACCGAAGCCCTCAAAAACTTCGTGCGCGTCGACAACTGCCTGGCGTTTTTGCCCCGGCAGGCCGTGCTGAAGGAGCTGGCGTCGGGCGAGTTTTCGGAAGTGAAAATCAATAATTTTCCCCTGAAGCGAGAGTTCAATTTCATTCAGCGCAAGGGCACCGAAAACAACGCGCCCTACCGCGACTTTCTGCTTTTTACCAAGCGCTACTATTCTGGGAAGGCATAG
- a CDS encoding L,D-transpeptidase family protein — protein sequence MRRLGYLLLASLLTLVTTGPARPAAPVASAPPPAGSSSSRAAPDSLAGRIRALLLDTVDAPGHRPLQYYDLPATRTFYQRRACAPAWCDSFRLSARGRAASGLLLSAEDYGLQPANYHGPAVQALVQALRPPVPPARRAVLQARLEVLLTDGLLRFTRHLRRGQLRELTPSPLEAVDSTFVPAVWLSQALAAPDFVPALLRCQPQQREYQQLQQALARWRRQPGGRDSARLKRAWQLALTLERWRWQAIPDTNYVLVNLPAYALEVVHRDSVLQTQRLVIGKPESPTPTFSSRLRVFTLAPEWRVPYSIATEELLPRLRHNPRYAARHRFAIYDAQGQPVDATAVDWWDVDKKRFRYTVRQRSGPGNALGSVIFRFANPYQVYLHATYDTHDFKRPYRALGHGCIRMEHPLQLADYLLRGADSLRATLPTEAELAAAPVPRRVTAERAVPLHVRYATCAVVGGQLRFYPDVYKQDEALRRQLFGR from the coding sequence CGCGCGGCGCCCGACTCGTTGGCCGGCCGCATTCGGGCCTTGTTGCTCGACACCGTAGACGCGCCCGGCCACCGCCCCTTGCAGTACTACGACCTGCCCGCTACGCGCACCTTCTACCAGCGGCGGGCCTGCGCCCCGGCCTGGTGCGACAGCTTCCGGCTTAGCGCCCGGGGGCGGGCGGCCAGCGGCCTGCTGCTCAGCGCCGAAGACTATGGCCTGCAGCCGGCCAACTACCACGGCCCCGCGGTGCAGGCCCTGGTTCAGGCGCTGCGGCCGCCCGTGCCCCCAGCCCGCCGTGCGGTGCTGCAGGCCCGCCTGGAAGTGCTGCTCACCGACGGCCTGCTGCGGTTCACGCGGCACCTGCGCCGGGGCCAGCTGCGCGAACTCACCCCGTCGCCACTGGAAGCCGTCGATTCAACGTTTGTGCCGGCGGTCTGGCTTTCTCAAGCCTTGGCCGCGCCCGATTTTGTGCCCGCTCTGCTGCGCTGCCAGCCGCAGCAGCGCGAGTACCAGCAGCTGCAGCAGGCGCTGGCGCGCTGGCGGCGGCAGCCCGGGGGCCGCGACTCAGCCCGGCTAAAGCGCGCCTGGCAGTTGGCCCTCACGCTGGAGCGCTGGCGCTGGCAGGCCATTCCGGATACCAACTACGTGCTGGTCAACCTGCCCGCCTACGCCTTGGAAGTGGTGCACCGCGACAGCGTGCTGCAAACCCAGCGCCTCGTCATCGGCAAGCCCGAGAGCCCCACGCCCACGTTTAGCAGCCGGCTGCGGGTGTTCACGCTGGCGCCCGAGTGGCGCGTGCCCTACAGCATTGCCACCGAGGAGCTACTGCCCCGCCTGCGCCACAACCCGCGCTACGCCGCCCGGCACCGCTTTGCCATTTACGATGCCCAGGGCCAGCCCGTGGACGCCACGGCCGTGGACTGGTGGGATGTGGACAAGAAGCGGTTTCGCTACACTGTCCGGCAGCGCTCGGGGCCGGGCAATGCGCTGGGCTCGGTCATTTTCCGCTTTGCGAACCCCTACCAAGTGTACCTGCACGCCACCTACGACACCCACGATTTCAAGCGCCCCTATCGCGCCCTCGGCCACGGCTGCATTCGCATGGAGCACCCGCTGCAGCTGGCAGACTACCTGCTGCGCGGCGCCGACAGCCTGCGCGCCACCCTGCCCACCGAGGCCGAGCTGGCGGCGGCGCCCGTGCCGCGCCGCGTCACGGCCGAGCGCGCGGTGCCGCTGCACGTGCGCTACGCTACCTGCGCGGTGGTAGGGGGCCAGCTGCGCTTCTACCCCGACGTGTACAAGCAGGACGAAGCCCTGCGGCGGCAACTATTCGGGCGTTGA